From a region of the Coffea arabica cultivar ET-39 chromosome 3e, Coffea Arabica ET-39 HiFi, whole genome shotgun sequence genome:
- the LOC113735033 gene encoding protein THALLO isoform X2, with translation MGRKAGKYKKKENNDSKKKTTYHDEDNDDMMNDEIDAFHKQRDIVPLDLDEDAGESDADFEHPVLDFEDEKYDMDDNEDDNDDDIEDDSQLTGFAAKLLRQQKYLRAKTGGLEEEMDDDAEEEEEKERAVWGRAKSTFYNAENIDYEIQSSDEELPAEEEEEVLRLQKEKAKSLTEEDFGLEDVTDNEGDKEPTFEEILVHGKPAFKPYASKEGKEDNATAYEEVKKDINALTREEQMDVLNSSAPELVGLLSELDDALGQLENKIRDVKNAIKGGMHYMEIKQQLLLSYCQAITFYLLLKSEGQPVPDHPVISRLVEIKNLLDKMKELDDNLPPELEDILDENESALRVEKLVQENVPANSVSCSEVHKPAAVPVETIEKPGAHEGASLVEEDSFKEYKVTKSKSRHQDDQVGKQSMEMLKVRAALEEKLKQKGIFSSITNKHYRDKKRSLPVNGQLETLEDFDDDAIELEKVNHRTDLRNGSLLHPLKLSKLVAPQANKTKVVSGDDDLPKRDDIGERRRKHELRVLAGAGIRTVDDVDDESGTLVNEGVPEVDLDGETESDLEFYKQAELEHTAKLAAKAEMHTRSTKLTPLPETLVDGKRQISYQMEKNRGLTRARKKLTKNPRKKYKLKHQKAVVRRKGQVRDIRKPTGTYGGEASGINAAISRSIRFKS, from the exons ATGGGAAGAAAAGCAGGTAAGTACAAGAAGAAAGAGAATAATGACTCGAAGAAAAAGACAACGTATCACGATGAGGACAATGATGATATGATGAATGATGAAATTGATGCTT TTCACAAACAGAGAGATATAGTTCCACTAGATTTAGATGAAGATGCAGGGGAGTCTGATGCTGATTTTGAGCATCCAGTTCTTGACTTTGAG GATGAAAAATATGATATGGATGATAATGAGGATGACAACGATGATGACATTGAAGACGACTCTCAACTTACGGGCTTTGCTGCAAAAC TTCTGAGGCAACAGAAATATTTACGAGCTAAGACTGGTGGGCTTGAGGAGGAAATGGATGATGATgctgaagaggaagaagaaaaagaaagggctGTTTGGGGCAGAGCAAAGAGTACTTTTTACAATGCTGAGAACATTGACTATGAG ATACAATCAAGTGATGAGGAGCTACCTGCTGAAGAGGAGGAAGAGGTTTTGAGATTGCAGAAGGAAAAGGCAAAATCTTTGACAGAAGAAGATTTTGGTCTTGAGGATGTCACCGACAATGAGGGTGACAAGGAACCAACATTCGAG GAAATTTTGGTCCATGGAAAACCTGCATTTAAACCTTATGCAAGCAAAGAAGGTAAAGAAGATAATGCAACTGCTTATGAGGAAGTGAAGAAAGACATAAATGCATTGACCAGGGAAGAGCAAATGGATGTGCTGAATAG TTCTGCTCCAGAGTTAGTTGGTTTACTGTCAGAACTTGATGATGCTCTTGGGCAGCTTGAAAACAAG ATCAGAGATGTAAAGAATGCAATCAAAGGAGGGATGCATTATATGGAGATCAAACAGCAACTTTTACTCTCCTATTGCCAGGCAATAACGTTCTATCTTCTTCTCAAGTCAGAAGGGCAGCCTGTTCCTGATCATCCTGTAATTTCTAGGCTTGTGGAGATCAAGAATTTATTGGACAAG ATGAAGGAACTTGATGACAATCTTCCTCCTGAGCTTGAGGATATTCTGGACGAGAATGAATCTGCTCTGAGAGTGGAGAAGCTGGTTCAAGAGAATGTTCCAGCAAACTCTGTATCTTGTTCGGAGGTTCACAAGCCCGCTGCTGTCCCTGTTGAGACAATAGAGAAACCAGGG GCTCATGAAGGAGCTTCTTTAGTTGAAGAGGATTCTTTCAAGGAGTACAAGGTGACGAAATCAAAATCCAGGCATCAG GATGATCAAGTTGGTAAGCAGAGCATGGAGATGTTAAAAGTAAGAGCTGCCCTTGAGGAGAAATTGAAGCAGAAGGGCATCTTTAGTTCTATAACAAACAAGCATTATAGAGATAAAAAGCGCTCCCTACCTGTTAATGG ACAACTTGAGACATTAGAGGACTTTGATGATGATGCTATTGAGTTAGAAAAGGTCAATCATCGAACAGATCTCAGGAATGGGAGTCTTTTGCATCCACTTAAACTCTCCAAGCTTGTGGCTCCTCAGGCAAATAAGACAAAG GTTGTTTCTGGTGACGATGATTTACCAAAAAGAGATGACATAGGAGAGAGGCGAAGAAAGCATGAACTTAGAGTTTTGGCTGGGGCTGGAATAAGAACTGTTGATGATGTGGATGATGAATCTGGAACTCTTGTGAATGAGGGAGTTCCAGAAGTTGATTTGGATGGTGAGACCGAGTCAGATTTGGAATTTTACAAGCAGGCAGAACTGGAACATACTGCAAAGCTTGCAGCAAAGGCGGAGATGCATACTAG ATCCACAAAACTCACACCTTTGCCAGAAACGCTTGTAGATGGGAAGCGCCAAATTTCTTATCAG ATGGAGAAGAACAGAGGGTTAACTCGTGCTCGGAAGAAGCTAACCAAAAATCCAAGAAAGAAGTACAAG TTGAAGCACCAAAAAGCAGTGGTGCGTAGGAAGGGACAAGTGCGAGATATCAGGAAGCCAACTGGTACTTATGGTGGGGAAGCCTCGGGTATTAATGCAGCAATCAGCCGCAGCATTAGGTTTAAGAGCTAG
- the LOC113736870 gene encoding ALA-interacting subunit 3-like isoform X2, translating into MQHPVYIYYQLDNFYQNHRRYVKSRSDKQLRNPENEDLTSPCEPEARVDNKPIVPCGLVAWSLFNDTYGFSVGGMNLSVNKKDIAWDSDKNYKFGSKVYPKNFQQGSLIGGGKLDEKIPLSEQEDLLVWMRTAALPSFRKLYGRIEQDLEANEMITVVIQNNYNAYAFGGKKKLVLSTTTWIGGKNSFLGLGYITIGGLCLFIATTFIVMYLIKPRPYGDPSYLSWNRNPPGN; encoded by the exons ATGCAGCATCCGGTTTACATCTATTACCAGCTTGATAACTTCTATCAAAACCATCGTCG ATATGTCAAAAGCAGAAGTGACAAACAGTTGCGAAACCCAGAAAATGAGGATTTAACATCACCCTGTGAACCCGAAGCACGCGTTGATAATAAGCCCATTGTGCCTTGTGGCCTTGTTGCTTGGAGTTTGTTCAATGATACTTATGGATTCTCAGTTGGTGGCATGAATCTATCTGTAAACAAGAAAGATATTGCATGGGACAGCGATAAGAACTATAAATTTGGATCAAAAGTTTATCCTAAAAACTTTCAGCAGGGAAGCTTGATTGGAGGAGGAAAACTGGATGAAAAAATACCA TTGAGTGAGCAAGAGGACCTTCTAGTCTGGATGCGCACTGCAGCATTGCCAAGCTTCCGAAAGTTGTATGGGAGAATTGAACAGGATCTTGAGGCTAATGAGATGATAACAGTGGTTATACAGAATAACTATAATGCTTATGCTTTTGGAGGCAAAAAGAAGCTAGTTCTTTCGACTACGACTTGGATTGGTGGAAAAAACAGTTTCTTAGGCTTGGGATACATCACTATTGGTGGATTGTGCTTATTCATTGCAACAACTTTCATAGTAATGTACCTTATAAAGCCAAG GCCTTATGGCGATCCATCCTATTTGTCTTGGAACAGAAACCCACCTGGGAACTGA
- the LOC113736870 gene encoding ALA-interacting subunit 3-like isoform X1, whose product MSSGEGSSQSSSKKSRQPKYSRFTQQELPACKPILTPGLVVTTFILVGVIFIPIGLLSLSASERVVEIVDRYDEDCIPSDQEKTAFIQSDKTNKTCVRSLTVPKKMQHPVYIYYQLDNFYQNHRRYVKSRSDKQLRNPENEDLTSPCEPEARVDNKPIVPCGLVAWSLFNDTYGFSVGGMNLSVNKKDIAWDSDKNYKFGSKVYPKNFQQGSLIGGGKLDEKIPLSEQEDLLVWMRTAALPSFRKLYGRIEQDLEANEMITVVIQNNYNAYAFGGKKKLVLSTTTWIGGKNSFLGLGYITIGGLCLFIATTFIVMYLIKPRPYGDPSYLSWNRNPPGN is encoded by the exons ATGAGCTCTGGGGAGGGTTCTTCTCAATCTTCTTCCAAGAAATCCAGGCAACCCAAAT ATTCTAGGTTTACACAACAAGAACTGCCTGCATGCAAACCGATATTAACTCCAGGATTG GTGGTCACAACTTTTATACTAGTAGGGGTTATATTCATACCAATTGGCCTTTTGTCTCTGTCTGCATCAGAGAGG GTGGTTGAAATTGTAGACCGCTATGACGAGGATTGCATTCCTTCCGATCAAGAGAAAACTGCATTTATTCAGAGTGACAAGACCAACAAAACCTGTGTCCGGAGCTTGACA GTCCCAAAGAAAATGCAGCATCCGGTTTACATCTATTACCAGCTTGATAACTTCTATCAAAACCATCGTCG ATATGTCAAAAGCAGAAGTGACAAACAGTTGCGAAACCCAGAAAATGAGGATTTAACATCACCCTGTGAACCCGAAGCACGCGTTGATAATAAGCCCATTGTGCCTTGTGGCCTTGTTGCTTGGAGTTTGTTCAATGATACTTATGGATTCTCAGTTGGTGGCATGAATCTATCTGTAAACAAGAAAGATATTGCATGGGACAGCGATAAGAACTATAAATTTGGATCAAAAGTTTATCCTAAAAACTTTCAGCAGGGAAGCTTGATTGGAGGAGGAAAACTGGATGAAAAAATACCA TTGAGTGAGCAAGAGGACCTTCTAGTCTGGATGCGCACTGCAGCATTGCCAAGCTTCCGAAAGTTGTATGGGAGAATTGAACAGGATCTTGAGGCTAATGAGATGATAACAGTGGTTATACAGAATAACTATAATGCTTATGCTTTTGGAGGCAAAAAGAAGCTAGTTCTTTCGACTACGACTTGGATTGGTGGAAAAAACAGTTTCTTAGGCTTGGGATACATCACTATTGGTGGATTGTGCTTATTCATTGCAACAACTTTCATAGTAATGTACCTTATAAAGCCAAG GCCTTATGGCGATCCATCCTATTTGTCTTGGAACAGAAACCCACCTGGGAACTGA
- the LOC113735033 gene encoding protein THALLO isoform X1 — protein sequence MGRKAGKYKKKENNDSKKKTTYHDEDNDDMMNDEIDAFHKQRDIVPLDLDEDAGESDADFEHPVLDFEDEKYDMDDNEDDNDDDIEDDSQLTGFAAKLLRQQKYLRAKTGGLEEEMDDDAEEEEEKERAVWGRAKSTFYNAENIDYEIQSSDEELPAEEEEEVLRLQKEKAKSLTEEDFGLEDVTDNEGDKEPTFEEILVHGKPAFKPYASKEGKEDNATAYEEVKKDINALTREEQMDVLNSSAPELVGLLSELDDALGQLENKVNPLLSKIRDVKNAIKGGMHYMEIKQQLLLSYCQAITFYLLLKSEGQPVPDHPVISRLVEIKNLLDKMKELDDNLPPELEDILDENESALRVEKLVQENVPANSVSCSEVHKPAAVPVETIEKPGAHEGASLVEEDSFKEYKVTKSKSRHQDDQVGKQSMEMLKVRAALEEKLKQKGIFSSITNKHYRDKKRSLPVNGQLETLEDFDDDAIELEKVNHRTDLRNGSLLHPLKLSKLVAPQANKTKVVSGDDDLPKRDDIGERRRKHELRVLAGAGIRTVDDVDDESGTLVNEGVPEVDLDGETESDLEFYKQAELEHTAKLAAKAEMHTRSTKLTPLPETLVDGKRQISYQMEKNRGLTRARKKLTKNPRKKYKLKHQKAVVRRKGQVRDIRKPTGTYGGEASGINAAISRSIRFKS from the exons ATGGGAAGAAAAGCAGGTAAGTACAAGAAGAAAGAGAATAATGACTCGAAGAAAAAGACAACGTATCACGATGAGGACAATGATGATATGATGAATGATGAAATTGATGCTT TTCACAAACAGAGAGATATAGTTCCACTAGATTTAGATGAAGATGCAGGGGAGTCTGATGCTGATTTTGAGCATCCAGTTCTTGACTTTGAG GATGAAAAATATGATATGGATGATAATGAGGATGACAACGATGATGACATTGAAGACGACTCTCAACTTACGGGCTTTGCTGCAAAAC TTCTGAGGCAACAGAAATATTTACGAGCTAAGACTGGTGGGCTTGAGGAGGAAATGGATGATGATgctgaagaggaagaagaaaaagaaagggctGTTTGGGGCAGAGCAAAGAGTACTTTTTACAATGCTGAGAACATTGACTATGAG ATACAATCAAGTGATGAGGAGCTACCTGCTGAAGAGGAGGAAGAGGTTTTGAGATTGCAGAAGGAAAAGGCAAAATCTTTGACAGAAGAAGATTTTGGTCTTGAGGATGTCACCGACAATGAGGGTGACAAGGAACCAACATTCGAG GAAATTTTGGTCCATGGAAAACCTGCATTTAAACCTTATGCAAGCAAAGAAGGTAAAGAAGATAATGCAACTGCTTATGAGGAAGTGAAGAAAGACATAAATGCATTGACCAGGGAAGAGCAAATGGATGTGCTGAATAG TTCTGCTCCAGAGTTAGTTGGTTTACTGTCAGAACTTGATGATGCTCTTGGGCAGCTTGAAAACAAGGTGAATCCACTCTTAAGCAAG ATCAGAGATGTAAAGAATGCAATCAAAGGAGGGATGCATTATATGGAGATCAAACAGCAACTTTTACTCTCCTATTGCCAGGCAATAACGTTCTATCTTCTTCTCAAGTCAGAAGGGCAGCCTGTTCCTGATCATCCTGTAATTTCTAGGCTTGTGGAGATCAAGAATTTATTGGACAAG ATGAAGGAACTTGATGACAATCTTCCTCCTGAGCTTGAGGATATTCTGGACGAGAATGAATCTGCTCTGAGAGTGGAGAAGCTGGTTCAAGAGAATGTTCCAGCAAACTCTGTATCTTGTTCGGAGGTTCACAAGCCCGCTGCTGTCCCTGTTGAGACAATAGAGAAACCAGGG GCTCATGAAGGAGCTTCTTTAGTTGAAGAGGATTCTTTCAAGGAGTACAAGGTGACGAAATCAAAATCCAGGCATCAG GATGATCAAGTTGGTAAGCAGAGCATGGAGATGTTAAAAGTAAGAGCTGCCCTTGAGGAGAAATTGAAGCAGAAGGGCATCTTTAGTTCTATAACAAACAAGCATTATAGAGATAAAAAGCGCTCCCTACCTGTTAATGG ACAACTTGAGACATTAGAGGACTTTGATGATGATGCTATTGAGTTAGAAAAGGTCAATCATCGAACAGATCTCAGGAATGGGAGTCTTTTGCATCCACTTAAACTCTCCAAGCTTGTGGCTCCTCAGGCAAATAAGACAAAG GTTGTTTCTGGTGACGATGATTTACCAAAAAGAGATGACATAGGAGAGAGGCGAAGAAAGCATGAACTTAGAGTTTTGGCTGGGGCTGGAATAAGAACTGTTGATGATGTGGATGATGAATCTGGAACTCTTGTGAATGAGGGAGTTCCAGAAGTTGATTTGGATGGTGAGACCGAGTCAGATTTGGAATTTTACAAGCAGGCAGAACTGGAACATACTGCAAAGCTTGCAGCAAAGGCGGAGATGCATACTAG ATCCACAAAACTCACACCTTTGCCAGAAACGCTTGTAGATGGGAAGCGCCAAATTTCTTATCAG ATGGAGAAGAACAGAGGGTTAACTCGTGCTCGGAAGAAGCTAACCAAAAATCCAAGAAAGAAGTACAAG TTGAAGCACCAAAAAGCAGTGGTGCGTAGGAAGGGACAAGTGCGAGATATCAGGAAGCCAACTGGTACTTATGGTGGGGAAGCCTCGGGTATTAATGCAGCAATCAGCCGCAGCATTAGGTTTAAGAGCTAG
- the LOC140038549 gene encoding cysteine proteinase inhibitor 1-like, whose protein sequence is MAKEFRPLLIIFFSFLISSTLFDVSVTTAADDANEVLGPADGFRALDPEDPLVVTIGKFAVDENNKQKKENIQFENVLKAASEQIGAKTEYGLLIKAAENGTSNTYAAIVLDSKDSGKELVGFRKRNLAV, encoded by the coding sequence ATGGCAAAAGAATTCCGCCCTCTTctcatcatcttcttctctttcttgaTTTCCTCTACACTTTTCGACGTCTCGGTGACGACGGCTGCCGATGACGCCAACGAGGTCCTAGGCCCCGCGGATGGTTTCCGTGCACTAGACCCTGAGGACCCTTTGGTTGTCACGATAGGAAAATTTGCTGTGGACGAAAAcaacaagcaaaagaaagaaaatatccAGTTTGAAAATGTTTTAAAGGCTGCAAGCGAACAAATTGGAGCAAAAACTGAGTATGGCCTCCTTATTAAGGCAGCCGAAAATGGTACTTCGAACACCTATGCTGCCATTGTCTTGGACAGCAAAGATTCTGGGAAGGAGCTCGTTGGCTTTAGAAAGCGAAACTTGGCAGTTTAG
- the LOC113737149 gene encoding mediator of RNA polymerase II transcription subunit 21-like, with amino-acid sequence MDIITQLQEQVNTIAGLAFNTFGTLQRDAPPVRLSPNYPEPPANPSSAAEDAANLAEQPKLMSAALVNAAKQFDLLVAALPLAEGGEEAQLKRIAELQAENDAVGQELQKQLEAADKGLKQVQELFRQATDNCLNLKKPD; translated from the coding sequence ATGGATATAATAACTCAACTGCAAGAACAGGTGAATACAATTGCAGGTCTTGCCTTCAACACCTTTGGGACGCTTCAAAGGGATGCTCCTCCAGTTAGGTTGTCTCCTAATTATCCGGAACCTCCTGCTAATCCATCTAGTGCTGCAGAGGATGCTGCTAATCTTGCTGAGCAACCAAAGCTCATGAGTGCTGCACTTGTCAACGCTGCCAAGCAGTTTGATCTGTTGGTAGCTGCCCTTCCATTAGCTGAGGGAGGTGAAGAAGCTCAGCTGAAAAGAATTGCAGAACTTCAGGCTGAAAATGATGCGGTAGGCCAAGAACTACAAAAACAACTGGAAGCTGCGGATAAGGGATTAAAGCAGGTGCAGGAGTTGTTCAGGCAAGCAACAGACAACTGCTTGAACTTAAAGAAACCGGATTGA